From Cognatishimia activa, one genomic window encodes:
- a CDS encoding DUF2927 domain-containing protein produces MILKVRILCGLGALALLMACGVQTTNTAHPTRATLAETTLPPVKAFQAQPAALPSRSNADIARDFLDLSFALESGRPLQFLTKFEGPITVRLEGRTSALLRSDLSQLLARLRAEAGIDIRQVRQGSANITIQAVAKSEIKRALPHAACFVVPNVTSIGEYRRARGAARTDWAGLQNRERLAIFLPYDTSPQDMRDCLHEELAQALGPLNDLYRLDDSVFNDDNFHAVLTGFDMLILRAYYDPSIRNGMTQLEVAERLPAVLDRLNPQGQHNRIAPRSRTDRAWINAVQRALGPTGTSGRRLAAARDTLAIAQNKGWTDHRRAFSHYIFARVQQLRDPDLSNRHYQLADQYFRGSAPDGPHRAAVAAPLAAFALASGDPQTALRIVDLRIPDARKYQNAIHLSTLLMIKAEAHAALGQTAAAQAAHLDSLGWARYGFGPEWIVRAKQREIALLNANNRTN; encoded by the coding sequence GTGATTCTCAAGGTCAGAATACTCTGTGGCCTCGGGGCGCTTGCGCTTCTGATGGCCTGTGGGGTTCAAACAACGAATACCGCGCACCCGACGCGCGCAACGCTGGCTGAAACAACTCTGCCACCGGTGAAGGCATTTCAGGCGCAGCCTGCTGCGCTGCCATCACGCTCCAACGCAGATATCGCGCGCGATTTCCTAGATCTCAGCTTTGCATTGGAATCTGGGCGTCCCTTGCAATTTCTCACGAAATTTGAAGGCCCTATCACGGTCAGACTGGAAGGCCGAACGAGCGCACTCTTAAGGTCAGATCTGTCGCAGTTGTTGGCGCGGTTACGCGCTGAGGCGGGCATTGATATCCGTCAGGTGCGTCAGGGGTCGGCCAATATCACGATCCAAGCCGTGGCCAAAAGCGAGATAAAACGCGCCCTGCCCCATGCGGCATGTTTTGTCGTGCCCAACGTCACATCGATCGGAGAATATCGCCGTGCGCGCGGTGCCGCCCGCACGGATTGGGCTGGTCTTCAAAATCGCGAGCGTCTTGCAATCTTCCTGCCTTATGACACCAGCCCTCAGGACATGCGGGATTGTCTGCACGAAGAGCTTGCGCAAGCGCTTGGGCCGCTAAATGATCTCTATCGGCTAGATGACAGCGTCTTTAACGACGACAACTTCCACGCGGTTCTCACGGGTTTTGATATGCTGATCCTCAGGGCATATTACGATCCGAGCATCCGCAACGGTATGACCCAACTTGAAGTCGCGGAGCGATTGCCTGCGGTTCTGGATCGCCTTAACCCACAAGGTCAACATAACCGCATTGCACCACGAAGCCGAACCGATCGGGCCTGGATCAATGCTGTGCAACGCGCGCTTGGCCCAACGGGCACATCAGGCAGACGTCTCGCCGCGGCACGAGATACGCTGGCGATCGCTCAAAACAAAGGATGGACGGACCATCGTCGCGCCTTCAGCCACTATATCTTTGCGCGCGTTCAGCAGCTCAGGGACCCGGACCTTTCCAACAGACACTACCAGTTGGCCGATCAATATTTTCGTGGCAGTGCGCCTGACGGCCCGCATCGCGCGGCTGTTGCTGCGCCTCTCGCGGCCTTTGCTTTGGCAAGCGGAGACCCACAGACCGCTCTGCGTATCGTGGATCTGCGCATTCCAGATGCGCGCAAGTACCAGAACGCCATTCACCTCTCCACGCTATTGATGATCAAAGCCGAAGCGCATGCTGCCTTGGGACAAACCGCAGCAGCCCAGGCCGCGCATCTGGACAGTCTTGGATGGGCGCGATACGGCTTCGGCCCGGAATGGATTGTGCGAGCAAAGCAGCGTGAAATTGCCTTGCTCAACGCGAACAACAGGACAAACTGA
- a CDS encoding apolipoprotein acyltransferase has translation MYLITGLIGILIGAITAKRRNGKTADILHYAAGYGIAFAVAGFILTLIIEKNFL, from the coding sequence ATGTATCTGATCACTGGCCTTATTGGCATTCTCATTGGCGCAATCACAGCCAAACGCCGAAACGGCAAAACCGCAGACATCCTGCACTATGCTGCGGGCTACGGGATCGCCTTTGCTGTCGCTGGCTTTATCCTGACGCTGATCATCGAAAAAAACTTCCTCTGA
- a CDS encoding vWA domain-containing protein translates to MFQPLFENLRSAGVPVSLREYLSFLAALKTGIATYDTEVFYYLARTAMVKDERNLDKFDRAFAATFEGLESLSADDVLNAVDIPEDWLRKMAEKHLSPEEMAEIESLGGFDKLMETLKERLKEQEGRHQGGNKWIGTAGTSPFGAYGYNPEGVRIGQKESRHKRAVKVWDKREFRNLDDSVELGTRNIKVALKRLRSWARDGAADELDLDGTIRSTAEHGYLDVKTRPERRNAVKVLLFLDVGGSMDPHIKVVEELFSAARAEFKHLEYFYFHNCLYEGVWRDNARRWNDQTSTWDVLRTYGSDYKCIFVGDASMSPYEIAYAGGANEHWNQEPGQTWLERAREQWPDNLWINPVPDGHWDYTHSIGMIREIFEDRMVPMTLSGLDDGMRLLLR, encoded by the coding sequence ATGTTTCAGCCGCTCTTTGAAAACCTTAGATCCGCTGGCGTGCCTGTCTCGCTGCGTGAGTATCTGAGTTTTCTGGCAGCGCTGAAAACCGGCATCGCGACATACGATACAGAGGTCTTTTACTACCTGGCGCGTACCGCCATGGTGAAAGACGAACGTAACCTCGACAAGTTTGACCGCGCGTTTGCGGCAACTTTTGAGGGGCTGGAAAGCCTTTCTGCGGATGATGTGCTGAACGCCGTGGACATCCCCGAGGACTGGCTGCGTAAGATGGCTGAGAAACACCTCAGCCCAGAGGAGATGGCCGAGATTGAATCTCTCGGTGGCTTTGACAAGCTGATGGAAACCCTGAAGGAACGTCTGAAAGAACAGGAAGGGCGTCACCAAGGGGGCAACAAGTGGATCGGAACCGCAGGTACCAGCCCCTTTGGCGCTTATGGATATAATCCCGAAGGTGTGCGCATAGGCCAGAAAGAAAGCCGCCATAAGCGCGCGGTGAAGGTCTGGGACAAACGCGAGTTTCGCAATCTGGATGACAGTGTTGAGCTTGGCACCCGCAATATCAAAGTCGCTCTGAAACGTCTGCGCAGTTGGGCGCGTGATGGGGCCGCTGATGAGCTTGATCTGGATGGCACCATCCGCTCAACTGCTGAGCATGGCTATCTGGATGTTAAAACCCGCCCGGAACGGCGCAATGCTGTAAAAGTGCTTTTATTCCTCGACGTTGGCGGTTCAATGGATCCGCATATCAAGGTGGTGGAAGAGCTCTTTTCCGCCGCCCGCGCAGAGTTCAAACACCTTGAATATTTCTACTTCCACAATTGCCTTTACGAAGGCGTTTGGCGTGACAATGCGCGACGCTGGAATGACCAGACGTCCACCTGGGACGTGCTGCGCACCTATGGGTCTGACTACAAATGTATTTTTGTGGGAGACGCATCCATGTCGCCATATGAGATCGCCTATGCAGGTGGTGCCAATGAACATTGGAACCAAGAGCCGGGTCAGACATGGCTTGAACGTGCGCGAGAACAGTGGCCTGACAATCTCTGGATTAATCCGGTACCAGACGGCCATTGGGATTATACCCATTCCATTGGCATGATCCGCGAGATTTTTGAGGATCGCATGGTCCCGATGACTTTATCTGGTTTGGACGACGGAATGCGGCTACTTCTGCGTTAA
- a CDS encoding DedA family protein — MTETLIIYLADYGPALLFFVTFFSCLAVPIPSSLLMLTSGAFVATGDMQAVSVIGAALLGAVAGDATGYLIGGKARTRIYHFMHGHPKRSKLLSKAEGILEHRGAIGVYLSRWLFSPLGPYVNFTAGATAMHWMPFVIAGALGEATWVSIYVGLGYGFADNLTMAADLAGSALGVLAGGMTMLGTGAWLYHNRRKQIAQTSG, encoded by the coding sequence ATGACCGAAACGCTGATCATATACCTCGCCGACTATGGCCCTGCTCTATTGTTTTTTGTGACCTTCTTCAGTTGCTTGGCCGTTCCTATACCTTCGTCACTACTGATGCTCACCAGCGGGGCATTTGTGGCCACAGGCGATATGCAGGCCGTTTCTGTAATTGGAGCTGCTCTATTGGGGGCGGTCGCAGGCGACGCGACCGGATACCTCATTGGAGGCAAAGCGCGTACACGGATTTACCACTTCATGCATGGTCACCCCAAACGCAGCAAATTGCTTTCCAAAGCCGAAGGCATTCTGGAGCACCGCGGCGCGATTGGTGTCTACCTGAGCCGCTGGCTGTTTTCACCGCTCGGCCCATATGTGAATTTCACAGCTGGGGCAACAGCGATGCACTGGATGCCATTTGTCATTGCTGGCGCGCTTGGAGAAGCAACCTGGGTCAGCATCTATGTGGGTCTCGGCTATGGATTTGCAGATAATCTAACAATGGCTGCGGATTTGGCGGGCAGTGCGCTGGGTGTTTTGGCTGGCGGCATGACGATGCTTGGCACCGGTGCTTGGCTTTATCACAACCGTCGCAAACAGATCGCCCAAACCAGCGGTTGA
- a CDS encoding M48 family metallopeptidase produces MLKFTPILLAILYALVMYRFSAWRTARTLDEQSTELADPGLKKLIDRMAAALELPRIRVHIYEIDPVNGLAAPDGRIFITRGFYRKYANGEVSKEELASVIAHELGHVALGHSRRRMIDFSGQNALRTALAMVLTRFIPFVGVWIANALTTLLAARLSRGDEYEADEYAAALLTKSGIGTEPQKSLFLKLEALTANRAGSIPAWLMSHPKTDERIKAIENLEQKWGTA; encoded by the coding sequence ATGCTGAAGTTCACACCGATCCTGCTGGCGATCCTTTATGCCCTTGTGATGTATCGCTTTTCTGCTTGGCGCACAGCGCGTACCTTGGATGAGCAATCCACGGAACTCGCTGATCCGGGGCTGAAAAAGCTGATTGACCGTATGGCTGCGGCTTTAGAGCTGCCACGCATCCGTGTGCATATCTATGAGATTGATCCAGTGAACGGGCTGGCGGCACCTGATGGCCGGATTTTCATCACCCGTGGGTTTTATCGCAAATACGCAAATGGTGAGGTCAGCAAGGAAGAACTGGCCAGTGTCATTGCCCATGAACTAGGTCATGTCGCCCTGGGTCACTCCCGCCGTCGGATGATCGATTTCTCAGGCCAGAATGCCCTGCGCACGGCGCTAGCGATGGTTCTGACGCGATTTATTCCCTTTGTTGGGGTTTGGATCGCAAATGCGCTGACGACCCTGCTGGCGGCGCGCCTGTCGCGTGGGGACGAGTATGAAGCGGATGAATATGCAGCGGCACTACTGACTAAATCTGGTATTGGGACAGAGCCGCAGAAAAGTCTCTTCCTCAAACTCGAAGCGTTGACTGCGAACCGCGCGGGCTCCATTCCGGCTTGGTTGATGAGCCACCCAAAAACGGATGAGCGCATCAAGGCGATTGAAAATCTTGAGCAGAAATGGGGTACGGCGTAA
- a CDS encoding RSP_2648 family PIN domain-containing protein, with amino-acid sequence MKLLLDTCVIYPTVMREVLLGVAKAGAFEPLWSERILEEWARAARKIGPTGEAQARGEIALVRAAWPKASINYRPSTEARLYLPDEADIHVLAAAIDGHADAIVTVNTKDFPKHILAEEGLERLGPDELLRGVWEREPEMVAEVAERIRQEACRLSGKDWETRGLLKKARLPKLAKALSYKS; translated from the coding sequence ATGAAGCTCTTGCTCGACACCTGTGTGATTTACCCAACCGTGATGCGGGAGGTGTTGCTGGGTGTTGCCAAGGCTGGGGCGTTTGAGCCGCTCTGGTCTGAACGTATCTTGGAAGAATGGGCGCGTGCGGCGCGTAAAATCGGCCCGACCGGCGAAGCACAGGCGCGGGGTGAAATTGCGTTGGTAAGAGCCGCTTGGCCTAAGGCAAGCATCAATTATCGACCAAGCACCGAAGCGCGGCTCTATTTGCCGGATGAAGCGGATATCCATGTTCTTGCCGCCGCGATTGATGGTCATGCCGATGCGATTGTGACGGTTAATACGAAGGATTTTCCCAAACATATTCTCGCAGAAGAAGGTTTGGAACGTTTAGGGCCAGACGAGCTGCTGCGCGGGGTTTGGGAGCGAGAACCGGAGATGGTGGCAGAGGTTGCTGAGCGCATCCGTCAAGAAGCGTGTCGCCTGTCTGGGAAAGATTGGGAAACGCGTGGGCTGTTGAAAAAGGCGCGATTGCCAAAATTGGCGAAGGCTTTGAGTTACAAATCGTAG
- a CDS encoding RSP_2647 family RNA methyltransferase, whose protein sequence is MTDLPIVRLKPKANARAIRHGFPWVYENELVTDRRTKKLDAGNLAVLEDAERRPMGLVAVNSNSKIICRMLDRNPEAVINQAWFEARFAKALAMRERLYEAPFYRLVHAEADGLPGVVIDRFGDTCVVQPNAAWADALIEPLTAALAAITGVRNILKNASGRARTLEGLDEENAVLLGSAPSEPLPVIMNGATYMADLTGGQKTGLFFDQRANHGFAARLSNGARVLDVFSHVGGFSLAALAGGASSAMAVDGSAAALSLAEQGAVAAGVADRFSTRKGDAFAVLEALAEEGQKYDVVICDPPAFAPNKPALEKGLRAYERVARMAAPLVEEGGYLGLCSCSHAAELSLFRNASARGIGRAGRRGQLIHTGFAGPDHPLMPQLAESGYLKALFFRL, encoded by the coding sequence ATGACTGATCTGCCCATTGTTCGCCTAAAACCCAAAGCCAATGCTCGTGCCATACGCCATGGATTTCCATGGGTCTATGAAAACGAGTTGGTGACTGACCGCCGCACCAAAAAACTGGACGCGGGAAATCTCGCAGTTCTGGAGGATGCAGAGCGTCGTCCAATGGGGCTGGTGGCGGTCAATTCAAACAGCAAGATCATTTGCCGGATGCTCGATCGAAATCCGGAAGCGGTGATCAATCAGGCTTGGTTTGAAGCGCGGTTTGCGAAAGCGCTTGCGATGCGAGAGCGCCTTTATGAAGCTCCATTTTATCGTTTGGTCCATGCTGAGGCTGACGGGCTTCCGGGCGTGGTGATTGACCGATTTGGCGACACATGCGTTGTACAACCCAACGCCGCTTGGGCGGATGCTTTGATTGAACCGCTGACCGCAGCTCTCGCAGCGATAACCGGCGTTCGTAATATCCTGAAAAACGCCTCTGGCCGGGCGCGCACCTTGGAAGGATTAGACGAAGAAAACGCGGTGCTTCTTGGTTCAGCGCCAAGCGAGCCTCTTCCCGTCATCATGAACGGCGCGACCTATATGGCGGACCTGACAGGTGGTCAGAAGACAGGTCTCTTCTTTGATCAACGCGCCAACCATGGTTTTGCAGCGCGTCTCAGCAATGGCGCACGCGTGCTGGATGTCTTCTCCCATGTAGGCGGCTTTTCCTTGGCGGCTCTCGCTGGCGGAGCATCCTCTGCGATGGCGGTTGATGGCTCGGCTGCTGCCTTGTCATTGGCCGAACAAGGAGCGGTAGCAGCTGGCGTTGCGGATCGTTTCTCAACCCGCAAAGGAGATGCTTTTGCGGTTCTGGAAGCCCTCGCTGAAGAAGGTCAAAAGTATGATGTTGTCATCTGCGACCCACCGGCCTTTGCGCCAAATAAACCAGCGCTTGAGAAGGGCTTGCGCGCCTATGAGCGTGTGGCGCGTATGGCGGCTCCTTTGGTGGAAGAGGGCGGCTATCTAGGCCTCTGTTCGTGTTCTCACGCCGCTGAACTCTCGCTTTTCCGCAATGCTTCTGCGCGTGGCATTGGGCGAGCAGGTCGTCGAGGTCAATTGATCCACACTGGCTTTGCCGGACCTGATCATCCCCTGATGCCGCAGCTGGCCGAAAGCGGCTACCTTAAGGCTTTGTTCTTCCGCCTATGA
- a CDS encoding glutamine-synthetase adenylyltransferase: protein MSFANNMSRLPRPFDQEIADDLSDQLTIVDGEIKPLLIGVGASSPYLRGLLLKEQTWLEPALDDPDQAVTDLYAELKEVAPDALSHALRQGKRRIALITALADIAGVWTLEKVTSTLTDFADLSCQIALEAMVAKEIARGKLPGATEDDIAEAGGMVALAMGKMGAHELNYSSDIDLICLFDETRYDRDDFHDARASLVRATRRAMALLSDITGEGYVFRTDLRLRPDPAVTPVCLAMEAAERYYESLGRTWERAAYIKARPAAGHKEAGAKFLKTLRPFVWRKHLDFATIHEAHDMRLRIREHKGLGGKVELAGHNMKLGRGGIREIEFFTQTRQLIAGGRDPELRGRETVSSLKKLADKGWVKPEVADQLSEHYRAHREVEHRIQMINDAQTHDLPKTEEGLERIACLMGRNLAELKAEWRDRIEEVHRLTEDFFAPDMMAPKEVEQGYSFDEEVIARWNTYPALRSSRAVEIFNRLRPELLRRLSEAAKPDEALIALDGFLAGLPAGVQVFSLFEANPQLVDLLVDIFGTSPALARYLSRNASVLDGVLGGSFFSDWPSVDELTADLTKLLSAESDYERRLDASRRWMKETHFRIGVHHLRGLINGIQAGQQYSDLAEAVLSGLWPSVLEQFSAKHGPMPGRGAMVLGMGSLGAQRLNASSDLDLIVIYDADGVDFSDGRRPLASRAYYARLTQALVTAVTAQMSEGRLYEVDMRLRPSGTQGPVATSIVSFTDYQRNQAWTWEHLALTRARPVAGTEELMQEIEVFRQELIAQPSDESKIRTDVLEMRERIAAAKSPEGVWDAKIGTGRLQDIELTSQAAALLTGNASRDVAESLRHGLASKWCSEQEYDDLSESYNLHRTLQVATRLLGEKALDPEAIGAGGVAFILRETGAESFASLQDQLTESATRASKAIDHMLARPFSG from the coding sequence ATGAGTTTTGCCAATAACATGAGCCGTTTACCGCGGCCGTTCGATCAGGAAATCGCGGATGATCTGTCTGATCAACTGACCATTGTCGACGGAGAGATAAAACCTCTTCTGATCGGAGTGGGTGCCAGCAGTCCCTATCTGCGTGGATTACTTCTTAAGGAGCAAACCTGGCTGGAACCTGCTCTGGATGATCCTGATCAGGCTGTAACTGATTTATATGCGGAGCTGAAAGAGGTTGCCCCAGATGCGTTAAGCCATGCATTGCGACAGGGAAAACGACGGATCGCATTGATCACAGCTCTGGCGGATATCGCTGGTGTTTGGACGTTAGAGAAGGTCACAAGCACACTCACAGATTTCGCTGATCTTTCCTGTCAAATCGCGCTGGAAGCCATGGTGGCGAAAGAAATCGCGCGCGGAAAGCTTCCTGGCGCAACCGAAGACGATATCGCTGAGGCCGGGGGCATGGTGGCACTGGCGATGGGCAAGATGGGTGCTCATGAGCTTAACTATTCCAGTGACATCGACCTGATCTGTCTGTTTGATGAGACGCGCTATGACCGTGACGACTTTCACGATGCGCGCGCCTCATTGGTGAGGGCAACCCGGCGTGCGATGGCCTTGCTCAGTGACATCACTGGTGAGGGCTATGTGTTCCGCACGGACCTGCGCCTCAGACCTGATCCGGCCGTCACACCTGTCTGTCTCGCGATGGAAGCGGCGGAACGCTACTACGAAAGCCTTGGTCGCACCTGGGAACGGGCAGCATATATCAAAGCGCGCCCTGCCGCGGGTCACAAAGAGGCGGGCGCGAAGTTTCTAAAAACGTTGAGACCTTTCGTTTGGCGTAAGCATCTGGATTTCGCGACCATTCACGAAGCCCATGATATGCGGCTAAGAATACGTGAACACAAAGGCTTAGGCGGCAAAGTTGAACTTGCAGGCCACAATATGAAACTAGGGCGCGGGGGCATTCGAGAGATCGAGTTTTTCACCCAAACCCGTCAGCTGATTGCCGGTGGTCGAGACCCAGAATTGCGAGGTCGGGAAACCGTTTCCTCACTGAAAAAACTCGCGGACAAAGGCTGGGTAAAGCCCGAGGTGGCCGATCAGCTATCCGAACACTATCGTGCGCATCGTGAGGTCGAACATCGCATTCAAATGATCAACGATGCCCAGACTCATGACCTTCCAAAGACCGAAGAAGGACTGGAACGCATTGCCTGTTTGATGGGCCGCAATCTAGCGGAACTGAAAGCCGAATGGCGTGATCGCATTGAAGAGGTACACCGGCTGACCGAGGATTTCTTTGCGCCGGATATGATGGCGCCAAAGGAGGTCGAACAGGGGTATTCATTTGATGAAGAGGTGATCGCCCGCTGGAATACCTATCCGGCACTTAGATCATCGCGTGCTGTTGAAATTTTCAATCGACTGCGACCAGAGTTGCTGCGCCGGTTGTCTGAGGCTGCGAAGCCAGATGAAGCGTTGATTGCGCTTGATGGGTTTCTGGCGGGGCTACCTGCAGGTGTTCAGGTCTTCTCTCTCTTTGAGGCCAACCCGCAACTTGTTGATTTGCTTGTTGATATCTTTGGTACATCGCCCGCACTGGCGCGCTATCTTTCTCGTAACGCCTCTGTGCTGGACGGCGTATTAGGTGGATCGTTCTTCTCTGATTGGCCAAGCGTAGATGAATTAACGGCTGATCTAACAAAACTCCTGAGCGCTGAGAGCGACTATGAGCGCCGTCTGGACGCTTCTCGGCGCTGGATGAAAGAGACGCACTTTCGCATTGGCGTGCATCACCTGCGCGGCTTGATCAACGGTATTCAGGCCGGTCAGCAGTATTCTGACCTTGCAGAGGCGGTTCTGAGCGGATTGTGGCCCTCGGTGCTAGAGCAGTTCTCGGCCAAGCACGGCCCAATGCCAGGCCGCGGTGCCATGGTGCTGGGCATGGGATCATTGGGGGCGCAACGCTTGAATGCCTCATCTGATTTGGACTTGATCGTCATCTATGACGCCGATGGCGTGGATTTCTCCGACGGGCGACGGCCATTGGCATCGCGTGCCTATTATGCGCGGCTTACTCAAGCTCTGGTGACAGCTGTGACTGCTCAGATGTCTGAGGGGCGCCTTTATGAAGTCGACATGCGCCTGCGCCCAAGCGGAACGCAGGGACCGGTTGCAACCTCCATAGTGTCTTTCACCGATTACCAGCGAAACCAAGCCTGGACTTGGGAACATCTTGCATTGACGCGGGCGCGTCCGGTGGCAGGCACAGAAGAGTTGATGCAGGAAATCGAGGTTTTCCGGCAGGAATTGATTGCCCAGCCATCAGATGAATCAAAGATTCGAACAGATGTTTTGGAAATGCGCGAACGTATTGCGGCGGCCAAATCACCTGAAGGGGTGTGGGATGCCAAAATCGGCACGGGGCGGCTTCAAGATATCGAACTGACTTCGCAAGCAGCGGCGTTGCTAACTGGAAATGCCTCTCGCGATGTGGCTGAAAGCCTACGCCACGGCTTGGCTTCCAAATGGTGTTCTGAACAGGAATATGACGATTTGTCAGAGAGTTATAATCTGCACCGAACACTACAGGTCGCAACGCGGCTTTTAGGAGAAAAGGCGCTTGATCCTGAAGCCATCGGGGCAGGCGGTGTGGCCTTTATACTGCGCGAAACAGGTGCGGAATCCTTCGCTTCCTTACAAGACCAATTGACCGAATCCGCAACCCGTGCCAGCAAAGCAATCGACCATATGTTGGCGCGACCCTTTAGCGGATAA